A stretch of DNA from Cygnus atratus isolate AKBS03 ecotype Queensland, Australia chromosome 9, CAtr_DNAZoo_HiC_assembly, whole genome shotgun sequence:
CTGGGGACGTGGGCACCCCGTAACCAGGACAGAGATGGAGGTGCGGGCAATTCCCTGTTCCCCGGTGGGTTTGGGGACATGGGTGCCCCCaacagggacggggacaggggcACAAGCACCCCCTTACCACCCCAAGTGGACAGGGGCATCCCCAAACAGCCCCTAACAGGGACAAACAGTCCTAacagggacggggatgggggCACAGGCACCCCATGATCACTCCAAGTGGACACAGGGACCCCCAAACAGCCCCAGGGATGTGGGCACCCCCTTCCCCTAACAGGGGCAGGTTTGGGGTCACGGGCACCCCTGCACCCCAATGAGGTGACAGCCCCGTGACCATCCCTGTCCCTACAAAGGACACCGGCAGCAAATGGGGAAGGGGGACACCCCAAAATCGTGGGACACGCACCGAACCAAACCATAGACATGGGGGGGGCCCCTTCCCACAACCCAGCGCCCCGCTCCTGGGGGACAAAGCCCCCCCAATCCCTCCCTTCCCCTAGGcaccccccggtgccccccatctcccgcagcccccctccTGGTGCCCGCTCCCCTTTGAAGCGCCCGCCACCACCGCCGCCACCGCGTTTCCCACCCGCCTCCCACCCCCGGCACCCCGACCCCACCCCAAACCCCGCTCCCAGCTGCCCCCTTcccggggctcggggccggaTTTGGGGTGgcgggacggggggggggcaccgtTGGCGGGGCCGAGCTTGGCGTGAAAATGATCAAGGGCCGCGGGCAGCGCCGGAGCGCAGCGCCCGTCTGATGCTGCCCGCCCCGAGGCCCCCGTCGAACAAAGGCGGCATTGAGGCCCCGAGCTGCGTCCCCAaccccggacccccccccccgggatgGCATCTTGGCGCGACATTAATGAACTCGCCTCTTTGTGCTCCCCTGgcccctctctctcctcccaccGCCCGGGGGGCACCGTATATATCCGCGCCTTCCCCGTCGCCTCGGGCACTTTTGGGgctccccccccttttttatcCCCcaaattccccccccccccccaaaaccgTTGCCCGGCTGGGATGGAGCGAGGAGGGAAGAGGCCGCGGGCTGCTGGCCCCGGGGTCTGCCTGGCCccccccgtgctgctgctgctgctcctgcagctggccGGGGGGGCCCCCCTAGGCCGGGGGCTGTACCCCATGCCAGCCGGCATCCTGCAAGGTGAGTGCACGGGGACATCTGTAGGGGCGGGCTTTGGGATGCTTAACGGGGGGCTGGAGGACATGGGATTCGCTTTTTAGGGGCGGGGggcaccaggatgggtccttcGTCCCGtgccagccccgggggcagccACGTGGGGACACTGGAGGGGGCACACACGTGGGCACACACACGGGCACACCTGCCCGCGCTCACACCCCACCGTGCGCCCTCGTTTGTGCCCGTGCCCAGCCTGACACCAGCATGGAAATACCGGGGCAGGGGTCCTGGGTGGTCTGGGGGCAGtgtggggggggtcccggggggggggtctgaGCGCCCTGATGTGCCCCGGCAGCGCTGTCGAGCCGGGGGACGCTGGTGCTGGAGGCGGCGCTGAGGAGCGCGCTGCTGGCGCTGGAGCGGGCCCAGGcggagcagcagcggcagcgggGGGCCTGCGGGCTCTGCGCCCCCTGCCTCTTCCCCCCCTGCGCCAACGTCACCCGCCGCTGCCCACGTGAGTCCCGGCCCCCGCGGCCCTACCCAAAATCTGCCCCATCCCCTAGAGACCCTACCCAAACGCTGCCCAGGGGCCCTACCCAAACACTGCCTCATGCATCCCCTAGAGACCCCAAACACCCAAAGACCCTACCCACCCCAAGACCCGACCTAAACCATATCCCCCCCACAGGGGTTCACCCCTATGGGCTTCCCCAAAGCAGTGCCCAGACTCCCCCAAAAAGTCCACGTCAGCTGGAGACCCTACAAAAACACCACCCTGACCAAACAGTTCCCCATCCTCTTGAGATCCTACCCAACCTGAAGCCCTACCCCAAATACTGCTTGATAAGAGCAAAATCCCTCCCAAAACATACCCCGGCACTCAGGAGACCCTCCCAAAACATACCCCAGCACCCAGGAGACCCTACCAAAACAAGCCAAtgcagcccccctccccccccattcccccttcCCACCCGCCCCGGGGTGACCCAGGTGGAAGCGGGCAGGGTGCAGGGATGATGTAGGAACACCCACAgccccgctgtccccgcagcccccgccgtgccccccggtgtcccccccagctgccaggccctgctggACGCCCAGGCGCTGCCCGAGCTGCCCCAGCGCAACTGGGCGCTGAGCCAGGCGTGTGCCCCCTACCACCTCCTgtgccccccccggggggctcagccccactgCGCCCTGCTCAGCGCCCAGCGCTGCCACCGCCGCCTCCAGGAGTGCCGTGAGTGGGGACCCGCTCCCGGAGAGAGGAGACCCTACAATAACAAACGGGGCATCAGCTGGGAGTGCCTGGAGGGGATATGGGgtgtgggtgctggggtgggatggggggggcgggatttggggagggaagggttGGGATCGGAGGATGGAGCATGGTGATGGGGGTCTCTGGTGGGATGGGAAGCTTGGGGGGGTAGGAAAACGGGGGGGAAGGAGGATCTGGGGTGAGATGTGGAGATTTGGGGGATGGAGGCATTGGGAGCGATGGGGAACTTGGGATGGGGCAGCTAggggtggtggaggagctggggtggggaCACTGGAGGGGATCTGGAGGGGGATGGAGCATGGGGGGGGATCACAGAGGGATCGAGGTGGGATGGGGAGACACGGGGTGGAAGAGAGAGATTGAGGACACAGGCACATTGAGGGGTGGAGAATCTGGGGTGGGACAGGGATTTCTGGGGGAACGGGGCACTGGGGCGGATGGGGAGATCGGGGACACAGTCACTGGAGGTGACAAGGACACCTGGGGCGGGACAGCGGTGTTCGTTTGGGATGCAGCgctgctggggggcactgggagcgACTGGGGCAAactggggacagcggggacacGGTGCTGACAGCGGGGTGGGGGGAAACGTCCCCACATACCGTGACAACCTGTCCCCACAGGGCTGGCAGCCGCCACCCCAAGTGATGCACCAGCAGAGGCGGTGATGCCAGGTGAGCCGGGGTggccccccccaaacccccagccccatccccggCTGCCCGCTGTGCCGGGGGGCAGAGGTTAGCGTCGGCAGCTGCCGGGCTGCGGGGTGCCCCCGGCCCTCTGCCCGCTCGCCTCCGTGAGCACGATGAGGCTTGACAGCGCGCCCGCTGCGGCCTGACCCCCCCGGGGGCCGCCCACCGCCCCCTCCTCGGCCACATCGGTGACCGTGGAGGACAGGGGGACATCAGGGGGACCCCCACCACTCACCCCAGCTTTGTCCACCAGGGAGCTGCGGGAACCGTGCGGGCCCCCCCATCAATGCCACGGCCCCCCGAGGACGGATCATGGGGGGCAGCGTGGCCCCCCCGGGGGCCTGGCCCTGGCTGGTGTCAGTGCGGCTGCACGGGGAGCTGATGTGCGgaggggtgctggtggggcacGCCTGGGTCCTCACTGCTGCCCACTGCTTCGCTGGGTACGCAGGGGCACAGGGACGTGGTGTCCCTGCAGAAGGGGGCATGGAGTGGCCCTGatgtacccccccccccccttaaaaCACTGCCCCTTTCCCCTCCGTGGCCAGGACCCAGAACGAGCTGGCATGGACGGTGGTGGTGGGCGACCACGAGCTGGGCAAGCAGGACCCGGGTGAGCGTGCAGTGCCCGTCAGGCGCATCGTGCCTCACCCCAAGGTCagtggaggtggaggtgggcACCCCCAAACCAGTCCTCCACACCCCAGGATCCCACCCACGCTCCCaccctttttccttccagttcaaCCCCAAGACATTCCATGGGGACCTggcgctgctggagctggcGGTGCCGCTGGCCCCGTCAGCCACCGTCAGCCCCGTGTGCCTGCCCAGTGGCCCCGCGGAGCCCAGCCCCGGCACCCCCTGCTACATCGCGGGCTGGGGGTCCCTCTATGAAGGTAGGTGCCACCCGGCACCCGCGGGGTCAGCGGGGTGTCCCCCTTGGCAGAGAGGTtgggtgctgcacttgggtgCCACCCCCTCCCCAGTGCCCGGTGCCGAGCCAAGGGTGCAAAAGAGGGGAGCGTGCGGGCACCCCAAGAGAGGGGGCCAGGCAGAGGGGACCCCATAACGGGTGCCTTGCTTGGCAGAGGGGCCATCGGCCGAGGTGGTGATGGAGGCACAGGTGCCCCTGCTCAGCCAGGAGACGTGCCGGggtgccctgggcagggagctgctcacCAGCACCATGTTCTGTGCCGGGTACCTGTCCGGGGGCATCGACTCCTGCCAGGTAATTCCCCTCCCAGCACGGCAACCCCCTGGGCACGGGGTGAGCACACGGTGCTGGCGCGGCATGGCCAGGCTCCCAGCACGCTCGGTGCTCCCCACTGATGTACAGGCATCCCCCTGCAGGGCGACTCGGGGGGCCCGCTGGCATGCCAGGACCCCTCCTCACGCCGCTTTGTCCTCTACGGCATCACCTCGTGGGGTGACGGGTGCGGTGAGAGGGGCAAACCTGGCGTCTACACCCGTGTCGCTGCCTTCACGGACTGGCTCAGCCTCCAGATGGACTGTGAGTGTCCGAGGGGCACGGGATGGCATTGGGAAGGGGTGCCACGGGGATTCCCCAAAGTGATGGGTGGGGGCTCAGCAGCTTATGGCAGCCCTGGTATCCTCGCAGCCGCCCCTGGCAGCCGGGAACCGAGCTGCTTTGAGCTGCTGGCCCTGTCGCAGCTGCCCCCCGAGCGGCAGCCCCCCGAGCGCACCCGCCTCTGCTCCTTCTACGCGGGGTCCTGCCGGGCACCCCTGGGCCAGGCCGCCTGCGCCCGCCTTGCTGAGGAGACCTGCCGTGCCCGGGCGAGGCGATGCGGTGAGACAACGCCAGGGCACGGGGGCTGTGTCTGGTTGGGGACGGGGTGGCATGTCGTGCCGGCACAGTGCCAGGGACGTGGTTCTCTTGCTGCGCCCCCAGAGCTGCACTCCTACGCCCAGACGCTGGTGGGTCTCCTGCGCCAGGCCGGGGACTTCATCCGGAACCAGGTCGacttc
This window harbors:
- the PRSS56 gene encoding serine protease 56, which encodes MPAGILQALSSRGTLVLEAALRSALLALERAQAEQQRQRGACGLCAPCLFPPCANVTRRCPRDCQALLDAQALPELPQRNWALSQACAPYHLLCPPRGAQPHCALLSAQRCHRRLQECRLAAATPSDAPAEAVMPGSCGNRAGPPINATAPRGRIMGGSVAPPGAWPWLVSVRLHGELMCGGVLVGHAWVLTAAHCFAGTQNELAWTVVVGDHELGKQDPGERAVPVRRIVPHPKFNPKTFHGDLALLELAVPLAPSATVSPVCLPSGPAEPSPGTPCYIAGWGSLYEEGPSAEVVMEAQVPLLSQETCRGALGRELLTSTMFCAGYLSGGIDSCQGDSGGPLACQDPSSRRFVLYGITSWGDGCGERGKPGVYTRVAAFTDWLSLQMDSAPGSREPSCFELLALSQLPPERQPPERTRLCSFYAGSCRAPLGQAACARLAEETCRARARRCELHSYAQTLVGLLRQAGDFIRNQVDFSFLTRALPQLLGKIYGHFFPTRVRRDAPGAAACPGLNASALRVGALQELYAWVLRVPEPDLAMTFQEILVDLGSKNTKGLYRAQVRATVGGRPTAFAGLVGLQSDSLARSMPGLVALALEALKT